One genomic region from Stutzerimonas decontaminans encodes:
- a CDS encoding flagellar hook-length control protein FliK has product MAVSPDLLLKTPSVDARAKASAKAPDAPREGRDSGSASFSDVYAKERQSKPVERSARNDSGRDKPVDDKGRQEAAGVNADEKSAVAESGNALPADAASEELPETELDPLLLLGLGGQFVTQADAQPAGEPEGDSLLAGLPVAQSLTAGEGELVADEPAVTGLQTSAETLGVQKSTQQLQNPLADAQAKAEADDGFASVLLAGKDSADSEEPELELAVKDLLDSVEAPKESRSSSASELAAARLNPLSQAITQQVQQAQRPALVPGQPVQMQQSGWSEAVVNRVMWLSSQNLKSAEIQLDPAELGRMEVRIDLTKDQAQVTFLSPHAGVRDALEGQMQRLREMFTQQGMNLMDVNVSDQSLARGWQGGADGGASRGGSSADGEAGEGELQQGVSEISSNRSAGDRGLVDYYA; this is encoded by the coding sequence ATGGCTGTTTCCCCCGACCTGTTACTCAAAACGCCTTCCGTTGATGCCCGAGCCAAGGCTTCGGCCAAGGCCCCGGACGCGCCGCGCGAAGGGCGGGACAGCGGCAGCGCCAGCTTTTCGGACGTCTACGCCAAGGAACGCCAGAGCAAACCTGTCGAGCGCTCGGCGCGCAATGACAGTGGTCGCGACAAGCCCGTTGACGACAAAGGCCGGCAAGAAGCAGCCGGCGTAAATGCCGACGAAAAGTCGGCAGTTGCCGAAAGCGGCAATGCATTGCCCGCGGACGCAGCCTCCGAAGAACTGCCTGAGACCGAGCTGGACCCGCTGTTGCTGCTGGGCCTGGGCGGACAATTCGTGACCCAGGCAGACGCTCAGCCGGCAGGGGAGCCGGAGGGCGATTCGCTGCTGGCCGGGCTTCCAGTGGCGCAAAGCCTTACTGCCGGGGAAGGGGAGCTGGTCGCGGATGAGCCAGCGGTCACCGGCTTGCAGACATCGGCTGAGACGCTGGGCGTGCAGAAGTCGACGCAGCAATTGCAGAATCCGCTGGCTGATGCGCAGGCAAAGGCCGAGGCGGACGATGGTTTTGCCAGCGTTCTGCTGGCGGGCAAGGACTCGGCGGATAGCGAAGAGCCTGAACTGGAGCTTGCAGTAAAGGATCTGCTGGACAGCGTTGAGGCCCCCAAGGAAAGCCGCTCCTCGAGTGCCAGTGAATTGGCCGCAGCGCGTCTCAATCCCTTGAGCCAGGCGATCACCCAGCAGGTTCAGCAGGCGCAGCGGCCAGCTCTGGTACCCGGGCAGCCGGTGCAGATGCAGCAGTCCGGCTGGAGCGAGGCTGTAGTGAACCGCGTGATGTGGCTGTCCAGTCAGAATCTGAAATCGGCCGAGATTCAGCTCGATCCCGCTGAGCTCGGGCGCATGGAGGTGCGTATCGACTTGACCAAGGACCAGGCCCAGGTCACCTTCCTTAGCCCCCATGCCGGGGTGCGTGACGCGCTCGAAGGCCAGATGCAGCGTTTGCGCGAGATGTTCACTCAGCAGGGCATGAATCTCATGGACGTCAACGTCTCCGATCAGTCGCTTGCGCGGGGCTGGCAAGGCGGCGCGGATGGTGGGGCCTCACGCGGTGGCTCCTCAGCTGATGGCGAGGCTGGCGAAGGCGAGCTGCAGCAGGGTGTCAGCGAGATTTCCAGCAATCGCAGCGCGGGCGATCGCGGCCTGGTGGACTACTACGCGTAA
- a CDS encoding Hpt domain-containing protein, with translation MSNTHLDSAVLATLQDVMESEYPALLDTFLADSEERVRLLRQACQAEQAETLRRAAHSFKGSCSNMGALLLAELCQELEAAARGEQLAQAPALIASIEREFAIVGILFRAERQRYA, from the coding sequence GTGTCCAACACTCATCTCGATAGCGCCGTGCTGGCCACGCTGCAGGACGTAATGGAGAGTGAGTATCCGGCACTGCTGGATACCTTTCTCGCCGATTCCGAAGAGCGTGTCCGGCTGCTGCGCCAGGCCTGCCAAGCCGAGCAGGCCGAAACGCTGCGCCGTGCCGCGCACAGCTTCAAGGGCAGTTGCAGCAACATGGGCGCTTTGCTCCTGGCAGAGCTCTGCCAGGAGCTGGAAGCGGCCGCTCGGGGTGAGCAGCTTGCGCAGGCGCCTGCCCTCATCGCGTCCATCGAACGCGAATTCGCTATTGTCGGCATTCTGTTCAGAGCGGAGCGCCAACGCTACGCCTGA
- the fliQ gene encoding flagellar biosynthesis protein FliQ translates to MTPEVAVDLFREGLWMTAMIVGVLVVPSLLVGLVVAMFQAATQINEQTLSFLPRLLVMLLTLIWAGPWLVRELMEYTQNLVHNIPLLIG, encoded by the coding sequence ATGACTCCAGAAGTTGCGGTGGACCTGTTTCGCGAAGGCCTGTGGATGACCGCGATGATCGTCGGTGTGCTAGTGGTGCCGAGCCTGCTGGTGGGTCTGGTGGTGGCGATGTTCCAGGCTGCGACGCAGATCAACGAGCAGACGCTGAGCTTCCTCCCGCGCCTGCTGGTGATGCTGTTGACGCTGATCTGGGCCGGCCCCTGGCTGGTACGCGAGCTGATGGAGTACACGCAGAACCTGGTCCACAACATCCCGTTGCTGATCGGGTAG
- the fliN gene encoding flagellar motor switch protein FliN — MADEHDNTSPEEQALADEWAAALAEAGDASQDDIDALLNQAPAAAAPAAPRAPLEDFASAPKSTGVPLGLEGPNLDVILDIPVSISMEVGSTEISIRNLLQLNQGSVVELDRLAGEPLDVLVNGTLIAHGEVVVVNEKFGIRLTDVISPTERIKKLR; from the coding sequence ATGGCAGACGAGCACGACAACACATCCCCCGAGGAACAGGCGCTGGCCGACGAGTGGGCGGCGGCATTGGCCGAAGCCGGCGACGCCAGTCAGGACGACATCGATGCGCTGCTGAACCAGGCGCCCGCAGCTGCGGCGCCGGCAGCGCCACGTGCGCCGCTGGAGGATTTCGCCAGCGCGCCGAAATCCACTGGCGTGCCGCTGGGGCTGGAAGGGCCCAACCTGGATGTGATTCTGGATATCCCGGTTTCGATCTCCATGGAGGTTGGCAGCACCGAGATCAGCATTCGCAACTTGCTGCAGCTCAACCAGGGCTCGGTGGTCGAGCTGGATCGTCTGGCCGGGGAGCCGCTGGACGTGCTGGTCAACGGAACGCTTATCGCGCATGGTGAAGTGGTGGTGGTCAACGAGAAGTTCGGCATCCGGCTGACCGACGTGATCAGCCCCACCGAACGCATCAAGAAGCTGCGTTGA
- the fliM gene encoding flagellar motor switch protein FliM, with protein MAVQDLLSQDEIDALLHGVDDGLVDTESDSEPGSIKSYDLTSQDRIVRGRMPTLEMINERFARYTRISMFNLLRRSADVSVGGVQVMKFGEYVHSLYVPTSLNLVKMKPLRGTALFILDAKLVFKLVDNFFGGDGRHAKIEGREFTPTELRVVRMVLDQAFADLKEAWHAVLDVNFEYVNSEVNPALANIVSPSEVVVVSTFHIELDSGGGDLHVTMPYSMIEPIREMLDAGFQSDVSDQDERWVKALREDILDVNVPLGATVVRRQLKLRDILNMQPGDVIPVEMPEDMIMRANGMPAFKVKLGAHKGNLALQVLEPVVRPR; from the coding sequence ATGGCTGTTCAAGACCTGCTCTCGCAAGACGAGATCGATGCGCTCCTGCACGGGGTCGACGACGGTCTGGTGGATACCGAGAGCGATTCCGAGCCGGGGTCCATCAAAAGCTACGACCTGACCAGTCAGGACCGCATCGTGCGTGGGCGCATGCCCACGCTGGAAATGATCAACGAGCGCTTCGCCCGTTACACCCGGATCAGCATGTTCAACCTGCTGCGCCGTTCGGCTGATGTATCGGTCGGTGGTGTCCAGGTGATGAAGTTCGGCGAGTACGTGCATTCGCTGTATGTGCCTACCAGCCTCAACCTGGTGAAGATGAAGCCGCTACGCGGCACGGCACTGTTCATCCTCGACGCCAAGCTGGTGTTCAAGCTGGTGGACAACTTCTTCGGCGGCGACGGTCGCCACGCCAAGATCGAGGGGCGCGAGTTCACACCCACCGAGCTGCGCGTGGTGCGCATGGTGCTGGATCAGGCCTTCGCCGATCTCAAGGAAGCCTGGCATGCGGTGCTCGACGTCAACTTCGAATACGTCAACTCGGAAGTGAACCCGGCGTTGGCCAACATCGTCAGCCCCAGTGAAGTGGTGGTGGTCTCCACCTTCCACATCGAACTGGACAGCGGCGGTGGCGATCTGCACGTGACCATGCCGTACTCGATGATCGAGCCGATCCGCGAGATGCTCGACGCCGGTTTCCAGTCGGACGTCAGCGATCAGGACGAGCGCTGGGTCAAGGCCCTGCGCGAGGACATTCTCGACGTCAACGTACCGCTGGGCGCCACCGTCGTCAGGCGGCAACTGAAGCTGCGCGACATTCTGAACATGCAGCCCGGTGACGTGATCCCGGTGGAAATGCCCGAAGACATGATCATGCGTGCCAATGGCATGCCGGCCTTCAAGGTCAAGCTGGGCGCCCACAAGGGCAACCTGGCGTTGCAGGTGCTGGAGCCCGTGGTTCGCCCACGTTGA
- the fliP gene encoding flagellar type III secretion system pore protein FliP (The bacterial flagellar biogenesis protein FliP forms a type III secretion system (T3SS)-type pore required for flagellar assembly.) — MLRILLVAALMLCGPLAMAQEPSGILAQGNNPLSIPAITLTTDAEGQQEYSVSLQILLIMTALSFIPAFVMLMTSFTRIIIVFSILRQALGLQQTPSNQILVGLTLFLTLFIMAPVFERINQDALQPYLSEQIPAQEAIARAEVPLKNFMLAQTRESDLELFVRLSRRSDIASPEAAPMTILVPAFVTSELKTAFQIGFMIFIPFLIIDMVVASVLMAMGMMMLSPLIISLPFKIMLFVLVDGWGLIIGTLAGSFGTL, encoded by the coding sequence ATGTTGCGCATTCTGCTCGTGGCCGCGTTGATGCTGTGCGGCCCGCTTGCCATGGCACAGGAGCCGTCCGGCATCCTGGCGCAGGGCAACAACCCCTTGTCGATTCCTGCAATAACGCTGACTACCGACGCCGAAGGGCAGCAGGAATACTCGGTCAGCCTGCAGATTCTGCTGATCATGACGGCGCTGAGTTTCATTCCGGCGTTCGTCATGCTGATGACCAGTTTCACCCGGATCATCATCGTCTTTTCTATTCTGCGTCAGGCTCTGGGGCTGCAGCAGACGCCGTCGAACCAGATTCTCGTCGGTCTTACCCTGTTCCTCACTTTGTTCATCATGGCGCCGGTGTTCGAGCGGATTAATCAGGATGCGCTGCAGCCGTATCTGAGCGAGCAGATACCGGCGCAGGAGGCGATTGCCCGAGCCGAGGTGCCGTTGAAGAACTTCATGCTGGCGCAGACCCGCGAGAGCGATCTGGAGCTTTTCGTCAGGCTGTCCCGCCGCAGCGACATCGCTTCGCCGGAAGCTGCGCCGATGACGATCCTGGTGCCGGCGTTCGTTACCTCGGAGCTGAAAACCGCCTTCCAGATCGGCTTCATGATCTTCATCCCGTTCCTGATCATCGACATGGTGGTGGCCAGCGTGCTGATGGCGATGGGCATGATGATGCTCTCGCCGCTGATCATCTCGCTGCCGTTCAAGATCATGTTGTTCGTGCTGGTGGACGGTTGGGGGTTGATCATTGGTACCCTCGCCGGAAGCTTCGGCACCCTTTAG
- the fliO gene encoding flagellar biosynthetic protein FliO yields the protein MRALAFLSALIALPVLAAEPAGNMSSTDMGAQLTKLMLGLLLVVGLIFLLAWLLRRVQQLNPRGTQVIKLISTQALGPRERLVLVQVGSEQVLIGLSGGRITPLHVMQEPVHLPDAEPANPEFAQRLMELLGKDHKDKP from the coding sequence ATGCGCGCGCTTGCATTCCTGAGCGCCTTGATTGCGCTCCCGGTGCTGGCTGCGGAGCCGGCTGGCAACATGAGCAGTACCGACATGGGCGCGCAGCTCACCAAGCTGATGCTCGGGCTGTTGTTGGTGGTCGGACTGATCTTTCTGCTCGCCTGGCTGCTGCGCCGCGTGCAGCAGCTGAATCCGCGCGGCACCCAGGTGATCAAGCTGATTTCCACTCAGGCGCTGGGGCCGCGCGAGCGGCTCGTGCTGGTACAGGTTGGCAGCGAGCAGGTACTAATCGGCTTGAGTGGTGGGCGCATCACGCCGCTGCACGTAATGCAGGAGCCGGTACACCTTCCGGATGCCGAGCCGGCCAATCCCGAATTCGCCCAGCGTCTGATGGAGCTGCTCGGCAAGGATCACAAGGACAAGCCTTGA
- a CDS encoding ATP-binding SpoIIE family protein phosphatase, with product MPMRLSILIAEDSPVDRMLLSTIVAKQGHRVLTAADGQEAVELFQQERPQLVLMDALMPVMDGFEAARRIKQLAGDELVPIIFLTSLTEHEALASCLEAGGDDFIAKPYNPIILEAKIQAMHRLRRLQATVLEQRDLIARRNQQLLAEHRAAKAIFDKVAHAGCLSAPNIRYRQSPQALFNGDLLLAVQAPAGQMFVLLGDFTGHGLPAAIGAMPLAETFYGMAAKGYSSTDILREMNAKLKQILPVEMFCCAALLDINPQQGTLRVWNGGLPDGYLISANGQRTALVSRHLPLGVVSAAALDDKFEHYPLAPGDRLLLLSDGVVESRNADDELFGEERLLAALTANRDPAQLFDEVEQALLDFHGQQHDDLSLVEVVVTDGTIAAPLAAAATAHRSRPMDWSIRLEMRAESLRSGNPLPMLLQLLLQVNQLRPRAGAIYAVLGELYSNALEHGVLGLDSALKCDAEGFKRYYDLRQQRLQALAEGHVHLELAIRTDARGGRLRIDIDDSGGGFDVTQALQVQLAGDRLSGRGLHLIRQLSDGFDWQSDGQGLSVEFIWPAEA from the coding sequence ATGCCGATGCGGCTGTCGATCCTGATCGCCGAGGACAGCCCGGTCGATCGGATGCTGCTTTCCACCATCGTCGCCAAACAGGGTCATCGGGTACTTACCGCGGCTGATGGTCAGGAAGCAGTCGAGCTGTTTCAGCAGGAGCGTCCGCAGCTGGTGCTGATGGATGCGCTGATGCCGGTGATGGACGGCTTCGAGGCGGCGCGGCGCATCAAGCAGCTGGCTGGTGACGAGCTGGTACCGATCATCTTTCTGACCTCGCTGACCGAGCACGAAGCGCTGGCCAGCTGCCTGGAAGCGGGCGGCGATGACTTCATAGCCAAGCCCTACAACCCGATCATCCTCGAAGCCAAGATCCAGGCCATGCACCGCCTGCGCCGACTCCAGGCGACGGTGCTAGAGCAGCGTGACCTGATTGCAAGGCGTAACCAGCAATTGCTTGCCGAGCACCGGGCAGCCAAGGCGATCTTCGATAAGGTCGCCCATGCCGGCTGCTTGAGCGCGCCGAACATCCGTTACCGGCAGTCGCCCCAGGCCCTGTTCAATGGAGACCTGCTGCTGGCGGTCCAGGCGCCAGCAGGGCAGATGTTCGTCCTGCTCGGCGACTTCACGGGGCATGGGTTGCCCGCAGCAATCGGGGCCATGCCGTTGGCGGAAACCTTTTATGGGATGGCCGCCAAGGGTTATTCCAGCACCGATATCCTTCGCGAGATGAATGCCAAGCTCAAGCAGATCCTCCCGGTGGAAATGTTCTGCTGCGCGGCCCTGCTCGACATCAACCCCCAGCAGGGCACGTTGCGGGTTTGGAACGGTGGCTTGCCGGACGGTTACCTGATCTCCGCCAATGGCCAGCGCACCGCTTTGGTTTCCCGTCATTTGCCGCTGGGCGTGGTGTCCGCCGCGGCGCTCGACGATAAGTTCGAGCATTACCCGCTGGCACCCGGCGACCGTCTGCTATTGCTCTCCGACGGCGTGGTGGAGAGTCGCAATGCCGATGATGAGCTCTTTGGTGAGGAGCGCTTGCTGGCTGCGCTGACCGCCAATCGCGATCCGGCGCAGCTCTTTGATGAGGTCGAGCAGGCGCTGCTGGATTTCCATGGTCAGCAGCATGACGATCTCAGTCTGGTCGAGGTGGTGGTAACTGACGGGACGATCGCCGCGCCGCTCGCTGCGGCGGCTACTGCACATCGCTCGCGGCCCATGGACTGGTCGATTCGACTCGAAATGCGAGCCGAAAGCCTGCGCAGCGGCAATCCGCTTCCGATGCTGCTGCAGCTATTGTTGCAGGTCAATCAGCTACGTCCGCGCGCCGGTGCCATCTATGCCGTACTTGGCGAGCTTTATTCCAATGCTCTGGAACATGGCGTGCTTGGTCTCGACTCGGCGCTCAAGTGCGATGCCGAGGGTTTCAAGCGCTACTACGACTTACGCCAGCAACGGCTGCAGGCCTTGGCCGAAGGGCATGTTCATCTGGAGCTGGCCATCAGGACGGACGCCCGCGGCGGGCGCTTGCGCATCGATATCGACGACAGTGGCGGCGGGTTCGACGTGACGCAAGCGTTGCAGGTTCAGCTGGCTGGGGACCGCCTCAGTGGCAGGGGGCTGCACCTGATACGCCAGTTGAGCGACGGATTCGACTGGCAGTCGGACGGTCAGGGGCTGAGCGTGGAGTTCATCTGGCCGGCTGAGGCATAA
- the fliL gene encoding flagellar basal body-associated protein FliL, whose amino-acid sequence MAKKQAPPTVPPTGPEAGSAGKGRLKLIIVIVVAMLVAVGLSIGGTLYFMGKGDDLDAGKAQESTAVSGKQPAIYEVLMPAFVVNFSHNGRQRYMQVSIALMSRDQAALDALKVHMPLLRNRLVMLFSSQDFEALKTPVGKEMLRQQATASVQELAQKEIGKLAVEQVLFTNFVLQ is encoded by the coding sequence ATGGCTAAGAAACAGGCTCCACCGACGGTACCGCCAACTGGTCCGGAAGCGGGTTCGGCAGGCAAGGGCCGGCTGAAACTCATCATCGTGATCGTGGTCGCCATGTTAGTGGCCGTAGGGCTTTCCATCGGCGGCACGCTGTATTTCATGGGCAAAGGTGACGATCTCGATGCCGGCAAGGCGCAGGAATCGACAGCAGTGTCCGGCAAGCAGCCGGCGATCTACGAGGTGCTGATGCCGGCCTTCGTCGTCAACTTCAGCCACAATGGGCGGCAGCGCTACATGCAGGTCAGCATCGCACTGATGTCCCGCGATCAGGCCGCGCTGGATGCCCTCAAAGTGCATATGCCGTTGCTGCGCAATCGCCTGGTCATGCTGTTTTCCAGCCAGGATTTCGAGGCATTGAAAACGCCCGTCGGCAAGGAGATGCTGCGTCAGCAGGCCACTGCTAGCGTGCAGGAGCTGGCGCAGAAGGAAATTGGCAAGCTTGCCGTCGAGCAAGTGCTTTTCACCAACTTCGTATTGCAATAG